A single window of Rhizobium sp. SL42 DNA harbors:
- a CDS encoding Tex family protein produces MADDIKSIAALIATEINARPDQVVSAVGLLDEGATVPFIARYRKEVTGGLDDTQLRNLAERLIYLRELASRRKAIVESITSQDKMTDELARKIALVATKAELEDIYLPFKPKRRTRAEIAREKGLQPLADAIWADRSADPQVLAAAYVTPDVPDVKAALEGARDIIAELISENADLLGRLRNDMKDRAILYSKVVEGKEAAGEKFADYFAHSERWATVAGHRVLAMLRGWNEEFLTLSIEVDRDDPSPVKPSQRTIAAAYDIAAKGLADKWLMDVAGWTWRVKLSVSLSLDLMRDLRERAEEEAIHVFARNLKDLLLAAPAGSRPTMGLDPGIRTGVKVAVVDGTGKVLDTSTVYPFQPRNDVRGAQVELASLIRKHGIELIAIGNGTGSRETEKLVADMLAQFPATAPKPTKVIVSEAGASVYSASETAAKEFPNLDVSLRGAVSIARRLQDPLAELVKIEPKSIGVGQYQHDVDQGRLGRSLDAVVEDAVNAVGVDLNTASAPLLARVSGLGGSIAEAIVSHRDQTGPFQSRKDLLKVARLGARTFEQCAGFLRIPNGKEPLDASSVHPEAYGVAKKIVAACGRDLRALMGDSATLKALDPKRFIDEQFGLPTVKDILAELEKPGRDPRPSFKTATFADGVEEISDLKVGMLLEGTVTNVAAFGAFVDIGVHQDGLVHVSQLADRFVKDPHEVVKAGDVVKVRVVEFDVKRKRIALTMRKDGGEAQAPSPRGDTRGNANAMRHANAKPPKPETPAVGGFGAALAEAMRKK; encoded by the coding sequence ATGGCCGACGACATCAAATCCATTGCAGCCCTGATTGCGACCGAGATCAATGCCCGCCCCGATCAGGTGGTGTCGGCGGTCGGTCTGCTGGACGAGGGCGCAACCGTTCCCTTCATCGCCCGCTACCGCAAGGAAGTGACGGGCGGCCTGGACGATACGCAGCTGCGCAACCTCGCCGAACGGCTGATCTACCTGCGTGAGCTGGCCTCCCGTCGCAAGGCGATCGTCGAGAGCATCACCTCGCAGGACAAGATGACCGACGAGCTGGCGCGCAAGATTGCGCTGGTGGCAACCAAGGCGGAGCTTGAGGATATCTATCTGCCCTTCAAGCCCAAGCGCCGCACCCGCGCCGAGATCGCCCGCGAAAAGGGCCTGCAGCCGCTGGCCGACGCGATCTGGGCCGACCGCTCCGCCGATCCGCAGGTGCTGGCTGCCGCCTATGTCACCCCTGATGTGCCGGACGTGAAGGCAGCGCTGGAAGGTGCCCGCGACATCATCGCCGAACTGATCTCGGAAAATGCCGATCTGCTCGGCCGCCTGCGCAACGACATGAAGGACCGCGCGATCCTTTACTCCAAGGTTGTCGAGGGCAAGGAAGCGGCCGGCGAGAAATTCGCCGACTATTTCGCCCATTCCGAACGTTGGGCAACGGTGGCCGGCCACCGGGTACTCGCCATGCTGCGCGGCTGGAACGAGGAATTCCTCACCCTGTCGATCGAGGTCGACCGCGACGATCCATCACCGGTGAAGCCGTCGCAGCGCACGATCGCAGCCGCCTATGACATTGCCGCCAAAGGCCTGGCCGACAAATGGCTTATGGATGTCGCGGGATGGACCTGGCGGGTGAAGCTCTCGGTATCGCTGTCGCTCGACCTGATGCGCGACCTGCGCGAACGGGCCGAGGAAGAGGCGATCCATGTCTTTGCCCGCAACCTGAAAGACCTGCTGCTGGCGGCTCCCGCCGGCTCGCGCCCGACCATGGGCCTCGACCCGGGCATCCGCACCGGCGTCAAGGTCGCCGTGGTCGACGGCACGGGCAAGGTGCTCGACACCTCGACCGTCTATCCCTTCCAGCCGCGCAACGACGTGCGGGGTGCCCAGGTTGAACTGGCCTCGCTGATCCGCAAGCACGGTATCGAGCTGATCGCCATCGGCAACGGCACCGGCAGCCGCGAGACGGAAAAGCTGGTCGCCGACATGCTGGCGCAGTTTCCGGCCACAGCCCCGAAGCCGACCAAGGTCATCGTCTCGGAAGCCGGTGCCTCGGTCTATTCGGCGTCGGAAACTGCGGCGAAGGAATTCCCCAATCTTGACGTCTCGCTGCGCGGCGCCGTGTCTATCGCCCGCCGTCTGCAGGACCCGCTTGCCGAACTCGTCAAGATCGAGCCGAAGTCGATCGGCGTCGGCCAATACCAGCACGATGTCGACCAGGGTCGTCTCGGTCGCTCGCTCGACGCCGTCGTCGAAGACGCTGTGAATGCGGTCGGCGTCGATCTTAACACGGCATCCGCGCCGCTGCTCGCCCGCGTCTCGGGTCTGGGCGGCTCGATTGCCGAGGCCATCGTCAGCCATCGCGACCAGACCGGTCCGTTTCAAAGCCGCAAGGATCTGCTCAAGGTTGCCCGCCTCGGCGCCCGCACCTTCGAACAATGCGCCGGCTTCCTGCGCATCCCGAACGGCAAGGAGCCACTCGACGCCTCGTCCGTTCACCCGGAAGCCTATGGTGTGGCAAAAAAGATCGTCGCCGCCTGTGGTCGCGATCTGCGCGCTCTCATGGGTGATAGCGCCACGTTGAAGGCGCTTGATCCGAAACGTTTCATCGACGAGCAGTTCGGCCTGCCGACGGTCAAGGACATCCTCGCCGAACTGGAAAAGCCCGGCCGCGACCCGCGCCCGAGCTTCAAGACCGCCACCTTTGCCGATGGTGTCGAGGAGATCTCCGACCTGAAGGTCGGCATGTTGCTCGAAGGCACCGTGACCAATGTCGCCGCCTTCGGCGCCTTCGTCGATATCGGCGTGCATCAGGATGGGCTCGTGCATGTCTCCCAGCTCGCCGATCGCTTCGTCAAGGACCCCCATGAGGTCGTCAAGGCCGGCGATGTCGTCAAGGTCCGTGTCGTCGAGTTCGATGTGAAGCGCAAGCGTATCGCGCTCACAATGCGCAAGGATGGCGGAGAAGCCCAGGCTCCATCTCCGCGTGGCGATACGCGCGGCAACGCCAATGCCATGCGCCACGCCAATGCCAAGCCGCCCAAGCCGGAAACGCCGGCCGTTGGCGGCTTCGGCGCGGCGCTGGCCGAGGCCATGCGCAAGAAATAA
- a CDS encoding TraR/DksA family transcriptional regulator — protein sequence MDIAGYERILTKRKAEIEARLTRIDDDLGQQRSADSEERATETENDEVLEEFGQVGEAELRAIDAALDRIDGGTFGTCVTCGQPIAAARLAAVPHTPFCQECAAGRQGR from the coding sequence ATGGATATCGCAGGCTACGAACGCATCCTGACCAAGCGGAAGGCGGAGATCGAGGCGCGGCTGACCAGGATCGATGACGACCTTGGCCAGCAGCGCAGCGCAGACAGCGAGGAGCGGGCAACCGAAACCGAAAATGACGAAGTGCTGGAAGAGTTCGGCCAGGTCGGGGAAGCGGAGCTTCGGGCCATCGACGCGGCGCTCGACCGGATCGACGGCGGAACCTTCGGCACCTGCGTGACCTGCGGGCAACCGATTGCTGCCGCACGACTTGCGGCCGTGCCGCATACGCCGTTTTGCCAGGAATGTGCCGCCGGACGACAAGGCCGGTAA
- a CDS encoding universal stress protein: protein MYKKIIVPVDPAALDKGEKSLRKAASLLDAGGEIVLLTVVEDLPGYLAIDVPVDLIEGAIKDAKAQLVELKEKTAIAARIEIRSGAPAREILAASEDHSADLIIVASHVPDYSNYFIGATADRVVRHSKVSVLVDR from the coding sequence ATGTATAAGAAGATCATTGTACCGGTAGACCCTGCGGCGCTCGACAAGGGAGAGAAAAGCCTGCGCAAGGCGGCGTCGCTTCTGGATGCCGGCGGCGAGATCGTGCTTCTGACCGTTGTCGAGGATCTGCCCGGCTATCTGGCCATCGACGTGCCGGTGGACCTGATCGAAGGCGCGATCAAGGATGCGAAGGCACAGCTGGTCGAACTGAAAGAAAAGACAGCGATCGCGGCAAGGATCGAGATCCGCTCCGGGGCCCCGGCCCGCGAAATCCTGGCTGCATCCGAAGATCATTCGGCAGACCTGATCATTGTCGCTTCGCATGTTCCTGACTATTCGAACTACTTCATCGGCGCGACCGCAGACCGGGTTGTGCGCCACTCGAAGGTCTCGGTCCTGGTGGACCGCTGA
- a CDS encoding VOC family protein: MTDVAAATDDSFALTRPVHVGRTHLVVTDLATVSDFYQTILGLSVIEKSASGVVLGVAGKPLLTLTTRGDVARAPRNAAGLFHTAFLMPSRQELAHWLAHSAHRHIRLDGASDHLVSEAIYLSDPEGNGIEIYADRKPGDWTYHADGTVQMATERLDLQSLYDSAPKTEWGGMAPDAAIGHMHLQVGNVPEADRFYEGVLGLKKMASYPGASFFASGAYHHHIAANVWNSRNAGARSGAMSGLSDYSLVFNDKPSLDTVLATLEGLEIPVTRTAEGYSLRDPWGIGITLAA; the protein is encoded by the coding sequence ATGACCGATGTCGCTGCAGCCACGGACGACAGTTTCGCCCTCACTCGTCCGGTGCATGTCGGACGGACCCATCTGGTGGTGACCGACCTTGCGACCGTCAGCGATTTCTATCAGACGATACTTGGCCTTTCGGTAATCGAAAAGAGCGCCTCCGGCGTCGTTCTGGGTGTCGCCGGAAAGCCGCTGTTGACCTTGACCACGCGCGGCGACGTGGCGCGTGCGCCGCGCAATGCCGCTGGTCTCTTTCACACCGCCTTCCTGATGCCCAGCCGACAGGAACTCGCCCATTGGCTTGCCCATTCAGCCCATCGCCATATCCGGCTTGACGGTGCCAGCGACCATCTGGTCAGCGAGGCGATCTATCTGTCCGACCCGGAAGGCAATGGCATCGAGATCTATGCCGACCGCAAGCCGGGTGATTGGACCTATCATGCCGATGGTACAGTACAGATGGCAACCGAACGCCTGGACCTGCAGTCATTGTATGACAGCGCGCCCAAGACCGAGTGGGGTGGCATGGCGCCGGATGCGGCCATCGGTCATATGCATCTGCAGGTCGGCAACGTACCGGAAGCCGATCGTTTCTACGAAGGTGTTCTTGGCCTGAAGAAGATGGCGAGCTATCCCGGCGCGAGCTTCTTTGCCTCCGGTGCCTATCACCACCACATCGCCGCCAATGTCTGGAACAGCCGCAATGCCGGCGCCCGTTCTGGCGCCATGAGCGGGCTCTCGGATTATTCCCTGGTTTTCAACGACAAGCCGAGCCTCGACACGGTTCTGGCGACCCTGGAGGGCCTGGAAATCCCGGTGACCCGGACGGCCGAAGGCTACAGCCTGAGAGATCCCTGGGGCATCGGCATCACACTCGCCGCCTGA
- a CDS encoding AI-2E family transporter encodes MESRPEGESSASDAYAMSRMSPMEREAFRAMQKRRYTPHRVKVRKTGLDFALAWSVIGIFTVMGVAAIYLASAVLMPLTLAIVVGLILGLAADKLGNLGIPPMMTAFILSSLFAGLLLFVGSALAAPLSDLASRGPAMIEQAVDQLMPRLERISWLKRPIEAMTSGPVTPEAMLENSGAVLSTVAVGITPALVQTLIFFGGLMLFLGSRLSLRKALIIGFKDRARRLAAIRTLNSIERALGFYFATAIVLYAASAVVAAAAAMVGGLGNALLWGLFAFLASFVPFLGITLITLSMAVAGLLVQDSILIGLLPAIVYFTVHGIIENLVTPAVMGRRLEINSFMVFVAIVFWTWMWGAIGAMLAVPLSLIVITIANELLPQTKLQPKLPG; translated from the coding sequence ATGGAATCGAGACCGGAAGGAGAAAGCTCGGCGAGCGATGCCTATGCAATGTCGCGCATGTCGCCGATGGAAAGGGAAGCATTCCGGGCCATGCAGAAGCGGCGATATACGCCGCATCGCGTCAAGGTGCGCAAGACCGGTCTTGATTTCGCGCTCGCCTGGTCGGTCATCGGAATTTTCACCGTCATGGGCGTCGCGGCAATCTATCTGGCCTCGGCCGTTCTGATGCCGCTGACCCTGGCGATCGTTGTCGGCCTCATCCTGGGGCTTGCGGCCGACAAGCTGGGCAATCTCGGCATTCCCCCGATGATGACCGCGTTCATCCTGTCGAGCCTGTTTGCTGGTCTGCTGCTGTTTGTCGGCAGCGCCCTTGCCGCGCCGCTCAGCGATCTGGCGAGCCGCGGCCCAGCGATGATCGAACAGGCTGTCGACCAGTTGATGCCGCGGCTCGAGCGGATCTCCTGGCTCAAGCGTCCGATCGAGGCGATGACCAGCGGTCCGGTCACGCCGGAAGCCATGCTGGAAAACAGCGGTGCGGTTCTGTCGACCGTGGCCGTCGGCATCACGCCTGCCCTTGTGCAGACATTGATCTTCTTTGGCGGCCTGATGTTGTTTCTCGGCAGTCGCCTCTCGCTGCGCAAGGCGCTGATCATCGGCTTCAAGGACCGGGCACGCCGTTTGGCCGCGATCCGGACCCTGAACTCGATCGAACGGGCCCTCGGCTTCTATTTCGCCACGGCCATCGTCCTTTATGCCGCCTCGGCGGTAGTCGCGGCCGCGGCCGCGATGGTCGGCGGGCTTGGCAATGCCCTGCTGTGGGGCCTGTTTGCATTTCTTGCCAGTTTCGTCCCCTTTCTCGGCATTACGCTGATCACCTTGTCCATGGCGGTCGCGGGACTGCTCGTCCAAGACAGCATCCTGATCGGTCTCCTGCCGGCGATCGTCTACTTCACCGTGCACGGTATCATCGAAAACCTCGTCACCCCCGCTGTGATGGGGCGCCGCCTGGAAATCAACTCCTTCATGGTCTTTGTCGCCATCGTGTTCTGGACATGGATGTGGGGAGCCATCGGCGCCATGCTCGCTGTGCCGCTCTCGCTGATCGTGATCACGATCGCCAACGAGTTGCTGCCGCAGACAAAGCTTCAGCCCAAGCTGCCGGGCTGA
- a CDS encoding putative bifunctional diguanylate cyclase/phosphodiesterase, translating to MDQSLNASPLSALPNDKHATQDARQRFHNGVAEAFAPIIRGFLLPAIVYYTLITIAHFFAETGTEQIILTGMSLATVLLALSLLRSLQGDLSHGKLELIGLSMHLAMYVNIVTYLSIHFEEHKLVYFVLLVLVISTSAVSARVIVIGSALSLATMLWLAHKAGPDVFLQYAFIGLAGTFAALGMAWLMRTAILKAVAARTMADDLRRKAEVLADFDTLTGLPSRRSFFIELDRALTKANVTTSGFYMGIIDLDGFKPVNDLYGHVTGDRLLTEVAERLRAALSGDCFIARLGGDEFALIVPDIAGQSEVQALGERLCNGMREPFILDSLSIAISASAGFAHCPTHGSTANQLYERADHALYSAKRATRGDVVIFSASHEAAMKDVGRIDQTLRNCDLAKEMSLVYQPQIDINTGRTIGFEALARWNSPTLGPVSPSTFIPAAERSGLIERMTSVLLQKALSTAATWPHNVKLSFNLSANDLMSPRSISNVVHIVRDSNIEPNRVIFEITETAVMSDFDRARDSLELLAGMGCLIALDDFGSGYSNFGYINRFPLHKLKTDRNFVLRLREDDGVGGNILRAISDLSMSLGIECLAEGVESDFDLEAVRAAGIHQVQGFYFGRPMAGLDAMNYLQAESHRLAS from the coding sequence ATGGATCAATCATTGAACGCATCGCCGCTCTCGGCCCTGCCGAATGACAAGCACGCAACTCAAGACGCGCGCCAGCGCTTCCACAACGGCGTTGCCGAAGCCTTCGCGCCGATCATTCGCGGCTTTCTCCTGCCGGCCATCGTCTATTACACGCTGATTACCATCGCGCATTTTTTCGCCGAGACCGGCACGGAACAGATCATTCTGACGGGCATGTCGCTGGCAACCGTCCTGCTGGCGCTGTCTCTTCTGCGCAGCCTGCAAGGCGATCTCAGCCACGGAAAACTGGAACTGATCGGCCTCAGCATGCATCTGGCGATGTATGTGAATATCGTGACATATCTTTCGATCCATTTCGAAGAACACAAGCTCGTCTACTTCGTCCTGCTGGTGCTGGTGATTTCGACATCGGCCGTGAGCGCCAGGGTGATCGTTATCGGCTCCGCCCTGTCTCTGGCGACAATGCTTTGGCTCGCCCACAAAGCCGGGCCGGACGTCTTTCTACAGTATGCGTTTATCGGCCTTGCCGGCACCTTTGCCGCGCTCGGCATGGCATGGCTGATGCGCACGGCCATCCTGAAGGCGGTCGCGGCAAGGACGATGGCCGACGACCTGCGGCGCAAGGCGGAAGTGCTCGCTGATTTCGATACGCTGACCGGGCTGCCGAGCCGGCGCAGCTTCTTCATAGAACTCGATCGTGCGCTGACAAAGGCAAACGTGACGACCTCCGGCTTCTACATGGGCATCATCGATCTGGACGGCTTCAAGCCGGTCAACGATCTCTATGGCCATGTCACGGGCGACAGGTTGTTGACGGAGGTTGCAGAGCGTCTGCGCGCAGCCTTGTCCGGCGACTGTTTCATCGCCCGTCTGGGCGGGGATGAATTTGCGCTGATCGTGCCGGACATCGCGGGCCAGAGCGAAGTACAGGCGCTGGGCGAACGGCTGTGCAACGGCATGCGGGAGCCGTTTATCCTCGACAGCCTGAGCATTGCCATTTCCGCATCGGCAGGCTTTGCGCATTGTCCGACCCATGGAAGCACGGCCAACCAGTTGTACGAGCGTGCCGACCATGCCCTCTACAGCGCAAAGCGTGCGACCCGCGGCGACGTGGTGATCTTCTCGGCCAGCCATGAGGCCGCAATGAAGGATGTCGGCCGCATCGACCAGACGCTGCGCAACTGCGACCTCGCCAAGGAAATGTCGCTCGTCTACCAGCCGCAAATCGATATCAATACCGGCAGGACGATCGGCTTCGAGGCACTGGCACGCTGGAACAGCCCGACACTCGGGCCGGTTTCGCCCTCGACATTCATTCCTGCCGCCGAGCGTTCCGGCCTGATCGAACGCATGACCTCCGTGCTGCTGCAAAAGGCACTGTCCACGGCGGCGACATGGCCGCACAATGTCAAGCTATCCTTCAACCTGTCTGCTAACGATCTCATGTCGCCTCGATCGATCAGCAATGTCGTGCACATCGTGCGCGACAGCAATATCGAACCCAACCGGGTGATCTTCGAAATCACCGAGACCGCCGTCATGTCGGATTTCGACCGCGCCCGCGACAGTCTGGAACTGCTGGCCGGCATGGGGTGCCTGATCGCGCTCGACGACTTCGGCTCCGGCTATTCGAATTTTGGCTATATCAATCGTTTCCCGCTGCACAAGCTGAAGACTGACAGGAATTTCGTGCTGCGCCTGCGCGAAGACGATGGCGTGGGCGGAAACATCCTGCGCGCCATTTCTGACCTGTCGATGAGCCTGGGCATCGAATGCCTGGCCGAGGGTGTGGAATCCGATTTCGACCTGGAAGCCGTGCGCGCAGCCGGCATCCATCAGGTCCAGGGCTTTTACTTCGGCCGTCCGATGGCCGGTCTCGATGCGATGAACTACCTCCAGGCGGAATCGCACCGGCTGGCGTCGTAG
- a CDS encoding metallophosphoesterase: MSQESPVLRLGVITDPQYAALPPHPQLNRHYARSLEKLSQAVDCFNTMPLHAVVVLGDLIDRGFENFAPVLAELDRLRHPRILLPGNHDFAVVQERLGEIHQVLAMPAPYHDLSINGIRIIVTDGNEISLFALAEGDPRRIEAQARLAAMKAAGAVNAMDWNGGMSASQTAWLALRLKDAEAAGEKVIVLGHYPIHPFSDHCLWQAEDLARMLAGSPAAIAYLCGHDHAGNYGLLGATHFINFCGMVDTEFDNAFAVLDLYPDRIEIEGFGREQSRRLAL; this comes from the coding sequence ATGTCGCAAGAATCTCCTGTTTTGCGCCTCGGCGTCATTACCGATCCGCAGTATGCCGCGCTGCCTCCGCATCCACAGTTGAACCGACACTACGCAAGGAGCCTGGAAAAGCTTTCCCAGGCAGTGGATTGTTTCAACACCATGCCTTTGCATGCGGTCGTCGTTCTGGGTGATCTGATCGATCGCGGCTTCGAGAATTTCGCCCCGGTTCTGGCTGAATTGGACCGTTTGCGACACCCGCGCATCCTGCTGCCGGGCAATCACGACTTCGCGGTGGTCCAGGAGCGACTTGGCGAGATCCACCAGGTGCTGGCCATGCCCGCCCCCTATCACGACCTGTCGATCAACGGCATTCGCATTATCGTCACCGATGGCAACGAGATCTCGCTTTTCGCATTGGCCGAAGGCGATCCGCGGCGCATCGAAGCGCAGGCACGCCTTGCCGCCATGAAGGCGGCGGGTGCCGTCAACGCGATGGACTGGAATGGCGGCATGAGCGCAAGCCAGACCGCGTGGCTGGCGCTTCGGCTCAAGGACGCCGAGGCCGCGGGCGAGAAGGTCATCGTGCTGGGCCACTATCCGATCCATCCGTTCTCGGATCACTGCCTCTGGCAGGCCGAAGACCTGGCGCGCATGTTGGCCGGATCTCCGGCTGCCATCGCCTATCTTTGCGGCCACGATCATGCCGGCAACTACGGCCTGCTTGGAGCCACACATTTCATCAATTTCTGCGGCATGGTCGACACCGAGTTCGACAACGCCTTCGCCGTGCTCGACCTTTATCCCGACCGGATCGAGATCGAGGGTTTTGGTCGCGAACAGAGCCGCCGACTTGCCCTCTAG
- a CDS encoding helix-turn-helix transcriptional regulator, producing MRKASRLFEIIQILKLSRAAVTAQSIADQLEVTMRSIYRDIAALQAMRVPIEGERGLGYILRPGFDLPPLMFTVEETEAIVLGLQMLERSGDTSLRRSAESVNRKIAGAVPEPLRQSLQSATLYAWGSPPQMPKDFELEQVRTAIRNEQVLRIDYRDDRGEASRRMIKPLALIYYAQSVNLVAWCELRQAIRNFRSERIIECKTQDRFFKGEGDRLRAIWTSGWASGAANAASA from the coding sequence ATGCGCAAGGCGTCGCGGCTGTTCGAGATCATCCAAATCCTGAAGCTTTCCCGCGCCGCGGTGACAGCGCAAAGCATTGCCGACCAGCTCGAAGTCACCATGCGGTCGATCTACCGCGACATCGCCGCTCTACAGGCGATGCGCGTTCCGATCGAGGGGGAGCGCGGACTGGGTTATATCCTCCGTCCAGGTTTCGATCTGCCACCCTTGATGTTCACCGTCGAGGAAACGGAAGCAATCGTGCTCGGATTGCAGATGCTCGAGCGCAGCGGCGACACCTCGCTCAGGCGCTCGGCGGAATCGGTGAACCGGAAGATCGCCGGCGCGGTGCCGGAACCCCTGCGGCAGAGCCTGCAATCCGCCACGCTTTATGCCTGGGGCTCGCCGCCGCAGATGCCGAAGGATTTCGAGCTGGAACAGGTGCGCACAGCGATACGCAACGAACAGGTGCTGCGGATCGACTATCGCGATGATCGAGGCGAGGCCAGTCGCCGGATGATAAAGCCGCTGGCGCTGATCTATTATGCGCAGTCCGTCAATCTGGTTGCCTGGTGCGAGTTGCGGCAGGCGATCCGCAATTTCCGCAGCGAGCGCATCATTGAGTGCAAGACGCAGGACCGCTTTTTCAAGGGCGAAGGCGACCGTTTGCGCGCCATTTGGACGAGCGGCTGGGCGAGCGGCGCCGCAAATGCGGCATCAGCCTAG
- a CDS encoding LysE family translocator translates to MNYAENLWLFLLLLTGIVVVPGMDMIYVLASALSGGKRAGLAATTGMMAGGAIHTIFGTLGTGALVALVPQLFTPLLIVGAAYMVWIGISLVRSSITVEAVQTGAARRLSSTFGQALATCLLNPKAYLFVIAVFPQFLKPQYGSLLMQGTVMGLMTMAVQGVVYGSVALAGHGARHALVANPGVTRAIGRGAGLLLIAAAIFTLAHELR, encoded by the coding sequence ATGAACTACGCAGAAAATCTCTGGCTTTTTCTTTTGCTGCTGACGGGTATCGTGGTCGTGCCAGGCATGGACATGATCTATGTCCTGGCGAGCGCTCTTTCCGGCGGCAAGCGCGCCGGATTGGCCGCAACCACCGGAATGATGGCCGGAGGTGCGATCCACACGATCTTCGGTACGCTCGGCACGGGTGCGCTGGTGGCGCTGGTGCCTCAGCTTTTTACCCCGCTGCTGATCGTCGGCGCTGCCTACATGGTCTGGATCGGCATCTCGCTGGTTCGCAGTTCCATCACCGTCGAGGCCGTCCAGACCGGTGCCGCCAGGCGTCTTTCGTCGACATTTGGCCAGGCCCTGGCCACCTGTCTGCTCAATCCCAAGGCTTATCTCTTCGTGATTGCCGTCTTTCCGCAGTTCCTCAAACCGCAATATGGATCGCTGCTCATGCAGGGCACGGTCATGGGACTGATGACGATGGCCGTGCAGGGCGTGGTGTATGGCAGCGTTGCGCTCGCGGGCCATGGTGCCCGTCACGCGCTGGTGGCAAACCCCGGCGTCACCAGGGCCATTGGCCGTGGCGCGGGCCTGCTTCTGATTGCCGCTGCGATCTTTACCCTGGCGCATGAACTGCGGTAG
- a CDS encoding c-type cytochrome has translation MKLKLVLTAAAAICLGVTVAIAAGEPQVVRQEMMKKTGGAMGALAAIAKGEKPFDAEVVKASLTTMVEVGKTFPDQFPAGSETGLETEASPKIWENMDDFKSKSMALATAAEAQLAALPADQAGVGAVMKAVGGTCGTCHETYRLKK, from the coding sequence ATGAAGTTGAAGCTCGTTTTGACGGCCGCTGCGGCCATCTGTCTTGGCGTGACGGTGGCCATCGCGGCGGGTGAGCCGCAGGTTGTCCGTCAGGAAATGATGAAAAAGACCGGCGGCGCCATGGGTGCCCTGGCGGCGATCGCCAAAGGCGAAAAGCCGTTCGATGCAGAGGTCGTCAAGGCTTCGCTGACCACCATGGTCGAGGTTGGCAAGACATTCCCCGACCAGTTCCCGGCCGGCTCGGAAACCGGTCTTGAAACGGAAGCCAGCCCGAAGATCTGGGAAAACATGGACGACTTCAAGTCGAAGTCGATGGCCCTGGCGACTGCTGCCGAAGCGCAGCTCGCCGCTCTGCCTGCCGATCAGGCCGGCGTCGGTGCGGTGATGAAGGCCGTCGGTGGGACCTGCGGCACCTGTCACGAGACCTACCGCCTGAAGAAATAA
- a CDS encoding cytochrome c: MVSKWVKGLVGLSVIGALGAGGFLVVTAPARQDPSVWAGLGEPDLAHGREVFFAGGCTSCHTPAGSAGDARLILSGGAPIHSPFGTFHAPNISSSQTAGIGAWTLAEFGDAMTRGVGRRGEHLYPSFPYGSYSRMSAKDVNDLFGFIKTLPASDAVAPAHELPFPFNIRQSLGGWKFLYFTDEPRVALTDASDMVKRGQYLVEGPGHCGECHTPRDMLGGFRGGQWLAGGPNPEGEGTIPNITPGSKSIGSWSESDIATYLETGFTPDFDSVGGTMVEVQKNMAELPASDREAIAAYLKAIPAIQ; encoded by the coding sequence ATGGTTTCGAAATGGGTCAAGGGCCTTGTCGGCCTGTCGGTCATCGGCGCCCTGGGTGCGGGCGGATTTCTCGTCGTCACCGCACCCGCGCGCCAGGACCCATCTGTCTGGGCCGGGCTCGGTGAACCGGATCTTGCCCATGGCCGGGAGGTGTTTTTTGCCGGCGGCTGTACCAGCTGTCATACGCCGGCCGGCAGCGCGGGCGATGCGCGTTTGATCCTGTCGGGCGGCGCGCCGATCCACAGCCCGTTCGGCACCTTCCATGCACCAAACATCTCCAGCAGCCAGACGGCCGGCATCGGCGCCTGGACACTTGCCGAATTCGGTGATGCCATGACCCGCGGCGTCGGGCGTCGGGGCGAGCATCTGTATCCATCCTTCCCCTATGGCTCCTACTCGCGCATGTCGGCGAAGGACGTCAACGACCTGTTCGGCTTCATCAAGACACTGCCGGCGAGCGACGCCGTGGCGCCGGCGCATGAATTGCCGTTCCCCTTCAATATCCGCCAGTCCCTCGGCGGCTGGAAATTTCTCTATTTTACCGACGAGCCGCGCGTGGCGTTGACCGACGCCAGCGACATGGTCAAGCGGGGCCAGTATCTGGTCGAAGGCCCCGGCCATTGCGGCGAATGCCATACCCCGCGCGACATGCTCGGCGGCTTCAGGGGCGGCCAGTGGCTGGCCGGTGGTCCCAATCCGGAAGGCGAGGGGACCATCCCCAACATCACGCCAGGCTCGAAGAGCATCGGATCCTGGAGCGAGTCGGATATCGCAACCTATCTCGAAACCGGCTTTACCCCGGACTTCGACAGCGTCGGCGGCACGATGGTCGAGGTGCAGAAGAACATGGCCGAACTGCCAGCCAGCGACAGAGAGGCGATTGCGGCCTATCTCAAAGCCATTCCCGCGATACAATGA